Within the uncultured Draconibacterium sp. genome, the region CAGGATTGTAAATACTGGCCGATATCATTAAGAAAATGAAATACACGAACAAGCTAACACTACCGGCCGCTACCATATTTGCCCCTACAATAATTACCCCGGCCAACCCGAGTTTTAAAAAACTCTGGGCCGAGTTAACCAACATCCCCGTTAGTAATTCGCCGCGTATTAATTGTTTCTCGTATGTATCAATAGTTTTGTGCAGTTCTTCTACATAAGTATCTTCCTGGTTGTAGGATTTTATTTCCTGTATCGTATCCAAACCTTCCTGTATCTTTTCACTCACATTGCGTTTATTCTGGTAGCCAATTTTGTTCTCTTTATTAATTAGTTTTTTAGAAATAAAAAGTATTGCTGCTGCAAAAGGGATCACCCAAAATAAAGCCAGAGAAAGTTGCCAGTTGTAAAAAAACAGACCAATAGCAATTAACACGATGCTGATAACAGACGCAAACAGTTGCGGCACCGCGTGCGAAAAGGTATGTTCCAAATCGGTATTATCGTTCATTATGGTTGAAGTGAGGTCGGAAAGGTTTTTTTCGCCAAAAAATGCCAGGGGCAATTTGCGGAGTTTCTCGGCCAGCGAAATACGCCGATTAGCGCTTTCATCGTAAATAGTTGTAAATGTGCTTTTATATTGAAGCATTGCAATGAAAAACATAATCAGCATAAAACCAATACCAAGCAAAACATAATACAAAACCCCATGCGATATAGGAGAAGACGGGTTGATTCCCTTGTTCAAATATTCTTCGAGAAACAGGAAGATAAAAACTGCCGGTAGCATAAGCGCTATATCGAGCAATGTTGTAAATAAAGTCCCGTTTATAAAATCTTTTGCGCCTTTTTCCGAAAGGGCTAAATGTCTCTGAATTGTTTTAAGCATGACAAACCTCCTTTCCAATAGTCCACTGTACCGATTTTTGATATTCGTTCCACATTTTGGTGTAAATCCCTTCTTTCATTAATAATTCTTTATGGCTTCCCTGTTCGGCAATTTTTCCCTTGTTTATTACCAGAATATTGTCGGCATCCTTAATACTGGTAAGCCGGTGGGCAATCATCAGCACTGTTTTTCCTTTGGTAAGTTTCTTAAGCGCACGTTGAATAAGGTGTTCGTTTTCGGGATCGGTAAAAGCAGTTGCTTCATCCAAAACCACAATCGGGGCATTTTTCAGGATAGCCCGTGCCAAAACAATACGCTGCTGCTCGCCCCCCGACAAATAAGTCCCTTCCGTTCCTATTTTGGTATTCAAGCCACCGGGCAGGCGGTCGATTATTTCGCGGCATTGTGCCAAATCAACAGCCCGGTTTATTTCGTCAATTGTTGCCGAAGGATTTCCGTATTTAATATTTTCCAGCAGGCTGGTTTTAAATAAACGGGTATTCTGAAACACAAACGAAATGTGGTCCATCAACTCTTTTGAGGCAATATCTTTCACATTCGTTCCGCCGATTAAAACCTCACCATTGTCGGCATCCCAAAACCGGGGCACCAGGCGGGCAATAGTTGTTTTACCGCCACCG harbors:
- a CDS encoding ABC transporter ATP-binding protein, which gives rise to MLKTIQRHLALSEKGAKDFINGTLFTTLLDIALMLPAVFIFLFLEEYLNKGINPSSPISHGVLYYVLLGIGFMLIMFFIAMLQYKSTFTTIYDESANRRISLAEKLRKLPLAFFGEKNLSDLTSTIMNDNTDLEHTFSHAVPQLFASVISIVLIAIGLFFYNWQLSLALFWVIPFAAAILFISKKLINKENKIGYQNKRNVSEKIQEGLDTIQEIKSYNQEDTYVEELHKTIDTYEKQLIRGELLTGMLVNSAQSFLKLGLAGVIIVGANMVAAGSVSLFVYFIFLMISASIYNPVNEVFNNLAALLYLNVRINRMNEMQAMPIQQGRTEFKPDNYDIEFHDVDFSYEEGKQVLQNVSFTAKQGEITALVGPSGGGKSTSAKLAARFWDINKGKITLGNHDISKIDPETLLKNYSIVFQDVVLFNTSIMDNIRLGKRNASDKEVMRVAKLAQCDEFISKMPQGYDTIIGENGETLSGGERQRISIARALLKDAPIVLLDEATASLDVENETKIQAGISELIRDKTVLIIAHRMRTVANADRIVVLANGGVAETGSPEELKIQKGIFSKMMERQIFDCKKIDAGS